One genomic window of Centropristis striata isolate RG_2023a ecotype Rhode Island chromosome 20, C.striata_1.0, whole genome shotgun sequence includes the following:
- the LOC131993552 gene encoding uncharacterized protein LOC131993552, translating to MGQLLSSEEELSEVKDLIGSLLYDAMLEGGATPNLGVAHPLLLANHNESFNSQASLQKQLRQLQGDIGNKAPTYLKDLIGRLSSFSDEPRLAGLVGLAVTMVMDMAYTSSKQSSGVKGKSAGSSSCQQRVWELQEVMEEYLKRCRINLSDKNRLIQDSVRLEAQLSLTLTQLKTCLLGGDCDSRSLRHWASGAAFHTQMLVHLAGLEGQDEPLAARAAMDQYKEDLTQIIPAYRCYKSNTVCVLKCRGGLPAACDPSSEEPDEGSMTGLTVTDRETGKSVTVPLSAMKTETGRRRSNSGPDNTSETVTSSISLDLITSDQYAQAYLHHLFSEKGPVAELENYFIKASDNLRTLRTEQGCTNKTGVRNGTKQNDGVHLKGRAEGIDREQAVGRGRGDNQGEMERRGRHGEMEECEQRDESLPLSIVETQQDESLSHSATST from the exons ATGGGCCAGCTGTTATCATCAGAAGAAGAGCTCTCCGAGGTGAAGGATTTGATTGGTTCTCTCCTCTACGATGCCATGTTGGAAGGCGGTGCCACGCCAAACCTCGGAGTCGCCCACCCTCTCCTCCTAGCCAATCACAATGAGAGCTTTAACTCCCAGGCCAGCCTCCAGAAACAACTGCGACAG CTGCAGGGTGACATTGGGAACAAAGCACCGACCTACCTGAAGGATCTGATTGGTCGACTGTCGTCCTTCTCCGATGAGCCACGCCTGGCCGGCCTGGTGGGATTAGCGGTGACTATGGTGATGGATATGGCCTACACATCATCGAAACAGTCATCAGGTGTGAAAGGGAAGTCAGCGGGGTCATCATCGTGCCAG CAGAGAGTCTGGGAGCTccaggaggtgatggaggaatACCTGAAGCGCTGTAGGATCAACTTGAGTGACAAGAACAGGCTGATCCAGGACTCGGTGAGACTTGAGGCCCAGCTTAGCCTTACCCTCACCCAGCTGAAGACCTGCCTGCTAGGGGGAGACTGTGACTCCAG GTCTCTGAGGCACTGGGCCAGTGGAGCAGCATTTCATACCCAGATGTTGGTTCACCTGGCTGGTCTTGAGGGTCAGGATGAGCCCCTGGCTGCAAGGGCTGCAATGGATCAATACAAGGAAGACCTCACACAGATCATACCTGCTTACAG GTGTTATAAGTCtaatacagtgtgtgtgctgaAATGTCGAGGAGGTCTTCCGGCAGCGTGTGACCCCTCCAGCGAGGAGCCTGACGAGGGATCAATGACAGGACTCACTGTGACTGACAGAGAAACAGGAAAGAGTGTGACCGTCCCTCTATCTGCCATGAAGACAGAGACAG GGAGAAGAAGGAGCAACTCTGGGCCTGATAACACCTCTGAAACAGTGACCTCCTCCATTAGCCTGGACCTTATCACCTCAGATCAGTATGCCCAGGCATACCTGCACCATCTGTTCTCTGAGAAGGGACCTGTGGCAGAGCTGGAGAACTACTTTATCAAGGCTAGTGACAATCTGAGAACACTAAGAACTGAACAAGGATGTACAAACAAGACAGGGGTGAGGAACGgcacaaaacaaaatgatggaGTGCATCTGAAAGGCCGGGCAGAGGGCATTGATCGGGAACAAGCAGTGGGCAGGGGCAGAGGAGATAATCAGGGCgagatggagaggagaggaagacatggagagatggaggaatGTGAGCAGAGAGATGAAAGTTTGCCGCTGAGTATTGTGGAGACGCAGCAGGATGAGAGCCTCAGTCACAGTGCAACAAGTACATGA